The following coding sequences lie in one Oryza brachyantha chromosome 10, ObraRS2, whole genome shotgun sequence genomic window:
- the LOC102707062 gene encoding serine carboxypeptidase-like 13 isoform X1 yields MTNINRESGLLQEQSRKTKTRMRWSAMAMSTSAAQGGIILLFLFLLLQLICTPCSCSSPGGAASSSRVVRHLPGFDGELPFELETGYVEVDHTTGVRLFYYFIRSESNPEEDPFLLWLTGGPGCSAFSGLVYEIGPLSFDLHGHGHGDGGVPKLVYKAESWTRLSNVIFLDSPVGTGFSYAATDAGFRSSDTIAVHQILVFLNKWFGELHPEFLSNPLYIAGDSYSGMIVPAVTLGIATTSPSSVQQLHLVGTKTEQPYSLNLKGYILGNPVTDHDFDTASKIPFAHGMGLISDQLYEAYKKSCSAKDNTQQQSVQCTNTLDAIDECVKDIYANHILEPYCTFASPHHPHKLINKPAFTSGVRQMLQLQDLHLSEISSECRTAEYTMSRIWANNDTVREALGIHQGTVPSWQRCNYDVLYTSDIKSSVRYHLDLTTRGYRSLIYSGDHDMVIPFIGTQAWIKSLNFPVVDEWRPWFVNGQVAGYTRSYSNNLTFATVKGGGHTAPEYMPKQCLAMLGRWVSGDPL; encoded by the exons ATGACGAATATAAACAGAGAGAGCGGGCTGCTGCAAGAACAATCCAGGAAGACGAAGACAAGAATGAGGTGGAGTGCTATGGCTATGTCTACATCGGCAGCACAGGGAGGGAtcatcctcctcttcctcttcctcttgctGCAGTTGATCTGCACTCCCTGCAGCTGCTCCTCGCCGGGGGgggcagcaagcagcagcagagttGTGAGGCATCTCCCGGGGTTCGATGGGGAGCTCCCCTTCGAGCTGGAGACCGGGTACGTGGAGGTGGACCACACCACCGGCGTGCGCCTCTTTTACTACTTCATCCGGTCAGAGAGCAACCCGGAGGAGGACCCCTTCTTGCTGTGGCTCACCGGAGGCCCCGGCTGCTCCGCCTTCTCCGGCCTCGTCTACGAGATCGGACCCCTCAGCTTCGATCTCCATGGACATGGACATGGAGATGGAGGAGTGCCAAAGCTGGTGTACAAGGCGGAGTCGTGGACGAGGCTGAGCAACGTCATCTTCCTCGACTCGCCTGTCGGAACTGGGTTTTCCTACGCCGCCACCGACGCAGGCTTCCGCTCCAGTGACACCATTGCTGTCCACCAGATTCTCGTCTTCCTCAACAAGTGGTTTGGGGAATTGCACCCGGAGTTCCTGTCCAATCCTCTCTACATCGCCGGCGACTCGTACTCCGGAATGATTGTGCCGGCTGTCACCCTCGGAATCGCGACTACTAGTCCTAGTTCTGTCCAACAACTTCATCTTGTTGGGACCAAGACTGAACAACCATATTCTCTCAATCTAAAG GGATACATTCTGGGCAATCCAGTCACTGATCACGACTTCGACACCGCATCCAAAATTCCATTTGCTCATGGGATGGGCCTCATTTCTGACCAACTGTACGAG GCATACAAGAAGAGCTGCAGTGCCAAGGACAACACTCAGCAGCAAAGTGTTCAGTGCACCAATACTCTTGATGCCATAGATGAG TGTGTCAAGGACATATACGCAAATCACATTCTGGAGCCTTACTGCACTTTTGCAAGCCCTCATCATCCTCACAAGCTCATCAATAAGCCTGCATTTACTTCGGGAGTACGCCAGATGCTCCAACTCCAAGACCTTCACTTGTCTGAGATCTCTTCAGAATGCAGA ACCGCAGAATATACCATGTCCAGGATATGGGCAAACAATGACACAGTAAGAGAGGCCCTTGGAATTCACCAG GGAACAGTTCCTTCGTGGCAAAGATGCAACTACGACGTATTGTATACTTCTGATATAAAAAGTTCAGTAAGATACCATCTGGATTTGACAACTAGAGGCTACAGAAGCCTAATTTACAGTGGTGATCATGACATGGTTATTCCTTTCATCGGCACGCAAGCCTGGATTAAGTCTCTGAATTTCCCTGTTGTGGATGAGTGGAGACCATGGTTTGTGAATGGACAAGTTGCAGG ATATACAAGGTCATACTCTAATAACCTCACATTTGCAACTGTCAAG GGTGGTGGACATACTGCTCCAGAATACATGCCAAAGCAATGCCTTGCTATGCTTGGAAGGTGGGTTTCTGGCGATCCTCTTTGA
- the LOC102707062 gene encoding serine carboxypeptidase-like 13 isoform X2, with the protein MTNINRESGLLQEQSRKTKTRMRWSAMAMSTSAAQGGIILLFLFLLLQLICTPCSCSSPGGAASSSRVVRHLPGFDGELPFELETGYVEVDHTTGVRLFYYFIRSESNPEEDPFLLWLTGGPGCSAFSGLVYEIGPLSFDLHGHGHGDGGVPKLVYKAESWTRLSNVIFLDSPVGTGFSYAATDAGFRSSDTIAVHQILVFLNKWFGELHPEFLSNPLYIAGDSYSGMIVPAVTLGIATTSPSSVQQLHLVGTKTEQPYSLNLKGYILGNPVTDHDFDTASKIPFAHGMGLISDQLYEAYKKSCSAKDNTQQQSVQCTNTLDAIDECVKDIYANHILEPYCTFASPHHPHKLINKPAFTSGVRQMLQLQDLHLSEISSECRTAEYTMSRIWANNDTVREALGIHQGTVPSWQRCNYDVLYTSDIKSSVRYHLDLTTRGYRSLIYSGDHDMVIPFIGTQAWIKSLNFPVVDEWRPWFVNGQVAGYTRSYSNNLTFATVKYQ; encoded by the exons ATGACGAATATAAACAGAGAGAGCGGGCTGCTGCAAGAACAATCCAGGAAGACGAAGACAAGAATGAGGTGGAGTGCTATGGCTATGTCTACATCGGCAGCACAGGGAGGGAtcatcctcctcttcctcttcctcttgctGCAGTTGATCTGCACTCCCTGCAGCTGCTCCTCGCCGGGGGgggcagcaagcagcagcagagttGTGAGGCATCTCCCGGGGTTCGATGGGGAGCTCCCCTTCGAGCTGGAGACCGGGTACGTGGAGGTGGACCACACCACCGGCGTGCGCCTCTTTTACTACTTCATCCGGTCAGAGAGCAACCCGGAGGAGGACCCCTTCTTGCTGTGGCTCACCGGAGGCCCCGGCTGCTCCGCCTTCTCCGGCCTCGTCTACGAGATCGGACCCCTCAGCTTCGATCTCCATGGACATGGACATGGAGATGGAGGAGTGCCAAAGCTGGTGTACAAGGCGGAGTCGTGGACGAGGCTGAGCAACGTCATCTTCCTCGACTCGCCTGTCGGAACTGGGTTTTCCTACGCCGCCACCGACGCAGGCTTCCGCTCCAGTGACACCATTGCTGTCCACCAGATTCTCGTCTTCCTCAACAAGTGGTTTGGGGAATTGCACCCGGAGTTCCTGTCCAATCCTCTCTACATCGCCGGCGACTCGTACTCCGGAATGATTGTGCCGGCTGTCACCCTCGGAATCGCGACTACTAGTCCTAGTTCTGTCCAACAACTTCATCTTGTTGGGACCAAGACTGAACAACCATATTCTCTCAATCTAAAG GGATACATTCTGGGCAATCCAGTCACTGATCACGACTTCGACACCGCATCCAAAATTCCATTTGCTCATGGGATGGGCCTCATTTCTGACCAACTGTACGAG GCATACAAGAAGAGCTGCAGTGCCAAGGACAACACTCAGCAGCAAAGTGTTCAGTGCACCAATACTCTTGATGCCATAGATGAG TGTGTCAAGGACATATACGCAAATCACATTCTGGAGCCTTACTGCACTTTTGCAAGCCCTCATCATCCTCACAAGCTCATCAATAAGCCTGCATTTACTTCGGGAGTACGCCAGATGCTCCAACTCCAAGACCTTCACTTGTCTGAGATCTCTTCAGAATGCAGA ACCGCAGAATATACCATGTCCAGGATATGGGCAAACAATGACACAGTAAGAGAGGCCCTTGGAATTCACCAG GGAACAGTTCCTTCGTGGCAAAGATGCAACTACGACGTATTGTATACTTCTGATATAAAAAGTTCAGTAAGATACCATCTGGATTTGACAACTAGAGGCTACAGAAGCCTAATTTACAGTGGTGATCATGACATGGTTATTCCTTTCATCGGCACGCAAGCCTGGATTAAGTCTCTGAATTTCCCTGTTGTGGATGAGTGGAGACCATGGTTTGTGAATGGACAAGTTGCAGG ATATACAAGGTCATACTCTAATAACCTCACATTTGCAACTGTCAAG TATCAATAA